One region of Juglans regia cultivar Chandler chromosome 4, Walnut 2.0, whole genome shotgun sequence genomic DNA includes:
- the LOC108987801 gene encoding probable glycosyltransferase STELLO1 has product MLVQERSTPKSPKSQIRGKTRPTLHPNRFSEAKSLDFSTWVSENLYKIFTVLLLIATVAALFFLRNVGDTASLLCFETQSKNLEKIEFPQVNWNAIAPVTDKSSPYANFRTEQWIVVSVSNYPSDSLRNLVKIRGWQVLAIGNSKTPSDWGLKGAIFLSLEQQASLGFRVVDFLPYDSFVRKTVGYLFAIQHGAKKIFDADDRGDVIDGDIGKHFDVELVGEGARREVILQYSHDNPNRTVVNPYIHFGQRSIWPRGLPLENVGEVGHEEYYTEVFGGKQFIQQGISNGLPDVDSMFYFTRKSGLEAFDIRFDEHAPKVAFPQGIMVPVNSFNTIYHSAAFWGLMLPVSISSMASDVLRGYWGQRLLWEIGGYVVVYPPTVHRNDRTEAYPFSEEKDLHVNVGRLIKFLVSWRSKEHRFFEKILQLSFAMAEEGFWTDKDVKFTAAWLQDLLAVGYRQPRLMSLELDMPRASIGQGDRKEFIPQKLPSVHLGVEETGTVNYEIANLIRWRKTFGNVVLILYCSGPVERTALEWRLLYGRVFKTVIILSGQKNPDLAVEEGQLEQLYKHLPKIFERYTSAEGFLFLQDDTILNYWNLVQADKTKLWITNKVSKSWTTVSASDNSDWFSKQADFVKKVVSTMPANFQVSYKESITNVQSIGICSSEVFYIPRRFVADFVDLVNLVGSLEIHQKVAVPMFFVSMDSPQNFDPVLDTMIYKRKPPTNNSSTLYSAQVPAVHPWNVSSEQDFIKLIRIMAEGDPLLMELV; this is encoded by the exons ATGTTGGTCCAAGAGCGTTCAACTCCGAAATCTCCAAAATCCCAGATCAGAGGCAAAACCCGTCCCACGCTCCACCCCAATCGCTTCTCGGAGGCCAAAAGCCTCGATTTCTCCACATGGGTCTCCGAGAATCTCTACAAGATCTTCACCGTCCTGCTCCTCATCGCTACCGTCGCCGCTCTATTTTTCCTCCGCAATGTCGGCGACACTGCCTCCCTTCTCTGCTTCGAAACCCAGTCCAAGAACCTCGAGAAGATCGAATTCCCACAAGTTAACTGGAATGCCATCGCGCCCGTCACCGACAAGTCCTCACCCTACGCGAATTTCAGAACCGAGCAGTGGATCGTTGTCTCAGTGTCCAATTATCCCAGCGATTCGCTCCGCAACCTCGTCAAGATCCGAGGCTGGCAAGTCCTCGCAATCGGGAACTCCAAAACACCTTCCGATTGGGGCCTCAAAGGTGCCATTTTTCTGTCTTTGGAACAGCAAGCTAGTTTGGGTTTTCGTGTTGTGGATTTTCTTCCTTATGATTCGTTTGTTAGGAAGACTGTTGGATATTTGTTTGCGATCCAACATGGTGCGAAGAAAATCTTCGACGCTGATGATCGCGGTGATGTGATTGATGGGGATATAGGTAAGCATTTTGATGTAGAATTGGTTGGGGAGGGTGCTAGACGAGAGGTTATATTGCAGTATAGCCACGACAACCCAAATCGAACCGTTGTAAACCCGTATATCCATTTCGGGCAGCGATCGATTTGGCCCAGAGGGCTACCACTGGAGAACGTGGGTGAAGTTGGACATGAAGAGTATTACACTGAAGTATTTGGCGGAAAGCAGTTTATTCAGCAGGGGATCTCGAATGGGCTGCCTGATGTTGATTCCATGTTTTACTTTACGAGGAAATCAGGTTTGGAAGCGTTTGATATTAGGTTTGATGAGCATGCCCCAAAGGTGGCCTTCCCGCAGGGAATAATGGTGCCCGTTAATTCTTTTAATACAATTTACCATTCTGCAGCATTTTGGGGGTTGATGCTTCCTGTTTCCATTAGCTCAATGGCTTCTGATGTATTGAGAGGATATTGGGGACAAAGACTTTTGTGGGAAATTGGTGGTTATGTTGTGGTTTACCCCCCTACGGTGCATCGGAATGATAGAACTGAGGCATACCCATTTTCAGAAGAGAAGGATCTTCACGTGAATGTAGGTCGTTTAATTAAGTTCCTGGTTTCATGGAGATCAAAAGAGCatagattttttgaaaagattttGCAATTAAGTTTTGCAATGGCAGAGGAGGGGTTTTGGACTGATAAGGATGTAAAGTTTACTGCTGCCTGGCTTCAGGACTTACTTGCAGTTGGTTACAGGCAGCCTAGATTAATGTCATTGGAATTGGATATGCCACGAGCAAGTATTGGTCAGGGGGATAGGAAAGAATTTATACCACAAAAGTTGCCATCTGTTCATCTTGGGGTTGAGGAAACTGGGACAGTGAACTATGAGATTGCGAATTTGATTCGGTGGAGGAAGACTTTTGGGAATGTTGTGCTTATTTTGTATTGCAGTGGGCCTGTGGAACGTACTGCACTTGAATGGAGATTGCTTTATGGTCGAGTCTTCAAAACAGTAATTATTTTGTCAGGACAGAAGAACCCAGACCTTGCTGTTGAGGAAGGCCAATTGGAGCAGCTATACAA GCACCTGCCTAAGATTTTTGAGAGATACACTAGTGCAgaaggatttttatttcttcaggATGATACCATTCTTAATTACTGGAATCTGGTGCAGGCAGATAAGACTAAACTGTGGATCACCAATAAG GTTTCCAAGTCTTGGACTACTGTGTCAGCCAGTGACAACTCAGATTGGTTTTCAAAACAAGCAGACTTTGTAAAGAAGGTTGTTAGCACTATGCCAGCTAACTTCCAGGTCAGCTATAAGGAAAGCATAACAAATGTACAGAGCATCGGAATATGCAGTTCTGAAGTATTCTACATTCCCCGGCGCTTTGTAGCTGATTTTGTCGATCTTGTTAATCTGGTGGGCAGTCTAGAAATCCATCAAAAGGTTGCAGTACCCATGTTCTTTGTATCGATGGATTCACCACAGAATTTTGACCCAGTGCTTGATACAATGATCTACAAGCGAAAACCACCTACAAATAATTCTTCAACCCTATATTCCGCTCAAGTACCTGCAGTGCATCCGTGGAATGTGTCAAGCGAACAAGATTTCATAAAGTTGATCAGAATAATGGCAGAAGGTGACCCTCTTCTAATGGAGTTAGTCTGA
- the LOC108987795 gene encoding magnesium-chelatase subunit ChlH, chloroplastic: MASLVSSPFTLPTSKADHLSSLSGKHYFLHSFLPKKTSQTNSSSSIKVKCAAIGNGLFTQTTPEVRRIVPDNNQGLPTVKVVYVVLEAQYQSSLTAAVQALNKNDRYASFEVVGYLVEELRDESTYKTFCKDLEDANIFIGSLIFVEELALKIKDAVEKERDRLDAVLVFPSMPEVMRLNKLGSFSMSQLGQSKSPFFQLFKRKKQSAGFAESMLKLVRTLPKVLKYLPSDKAQDARLYILSLQFWLGGSPDNLKNFLKMISGSYVPALKGTKIEYSDPVLYLDSGIWHPLAPCMYEDVKEYLNWYGTRKDANQKLKDPNAPTIGLILQRSHIVTGDESHYVAVIMELEAKGAKVIPIFAGGLDFSGPVERYLIDPITKKPFIHAAISLTGFALVGGPARQDHPRAVEALMKLDVPYIVALPLVFQTTEEWLNSTLGLHPIQVALQVALPELDGGMEPIVFAGRDPRTGKSHALHKRVEQLCTRAIRWAELKKKSKAEKKLAVTVFSFPPDKGNVGTAAYLNVFSSIFSVLKELQREGYNVEGLPETSDALIEDVIHDKEAQFSSPNLNIAYKMGVREYKSLTPYATALEENWGKPPGNLNSDGESLLVYGKQYGNVFIGVQPTFGYEGDPMRLLFSKSASPHHGFAAYYSFVEKIFKADAVLHFGTHGSLEFMPGKQVGMSDVCYPDSLIGNIPNVYYYAANNPSEATIAKRRSYANTISYLTPPAENAGLYKGLKQLSELISSYQSLKDTGRGPQIVSSIISTAKQCNLDKDVNLPDEGEEISAKERDLVVGKVYSKIMEIESRLLPCGLHVIGEPPSAMEAVATLVNIAALDRPEDGISSLPGTLAESVGRNIEEVYRGSDKGILKDVELLRQITEASRGAISAFVDRTTNKKGQVVDVADKLSSILGFGLNEPWVQYLSSTKFYRADREKLRTLFVFIGECLRLVVADNELGSLKQALEGKYVEPGPGGDPIRNPKVLPTGKNIHALDPQSIPTTAAMQSAKIVVDRLIARQKADNGGKYPETVALVLWGTDNIKTYGESLAQVLWMIGVRPIADTFGRVNRVEPVSLEELGRPRIDVVVNCSGVFRDLFINQMNLLDRAVKMVAELDEPEDQNYVRKHALEQAKNLGIGVREAATRVFSNASGSYSSNINLAVENSSWNDEKQLQDMYLSRKSFAFDCDAPGVGMTEKRKVFEMALSTAEATFQNLDSSEISLTDVSHYFDSDPTNLVQNLRKDGKKPNAYVADTTTANAQVRTLAETVRLDARTKLLNPKWYEGMMASGYEGVREIEKRLTNTVGWSATSGQVDNWVYEEANSTFIQDEEMLNRLMKTNPNSFRKLVQTFLEANGRGYWETSEQNIEKLRQLYSEVEDKIEGIDR, translated from the exons ATGGCTTCTTTAGTGTCTTCGCCATTTACATTACCTACCTCCAAAGCTGACCACCTTTCATCTCTCTCCGGGAAGCATTACTTTCTTCACTCTTTCCTCCCCAAGAAAACCAGCCAAACCAACTCAAGTTCATCCATCAAAGTGAAATGTGCTGCAATTGGCAATGGCCTTTTCACCCAGACCACCCCCGAAGTCCGTAGAATTGTCCCAGATAATAACCAGGGCCTTCCAACCGTCAAAGTCGTGTACGTAGTCTTAGAAGCACAGTATCAATCATCCCTGACGGCCGCAGTCCAAGCCCTCAACAAAAACGATAGGTACGCTTCCTTTGAAGTTGTGGGTTACTTGGTTGAGGAGCTTCGCGATGAATCAACCTATAAAACCTTCTGTAAAGACCTCGAGGACGCGAACATTTTTATTGggtctttgatttttgttgaggAGCTTGCTTTGAAGATAAAGGATGCtgtggagaaagagagggataGACTTGACGCAGTGCTGGTGTTTCCTTCAATGCCTGAGGTAATGAGGCTAAACAAACTGGGTTCGTTTAGTATGTCGCAGCTCGGGCAATCGAAGAGCCCGTTCTTCCAGCTCTTTAAGAGGAAGAAGCAGTCTGCTGGGTTTGCAGAGAGCATGTTAAAGCTTGTGAGGACTTTGCCTAAGGTTTTGAAATATTTGCCTAGCGACAAGGCTCAGGATGCTAGACTGTATATACTTAGCTTGCAGTTTTGGCTTGGTGGATCACCGgataatttgaagaattttttgaaaatgatttcCGGGTCTTACGTACCGGCGCTGAAAGGTACTAAGATTGAATATTCAGACCCAGTTTTGTACTTGGATAGCGGGATTTGGCACCCTTTGGCTCCTTGCATGTATGAGGATGTGAAGGAGTATTTGAACTGGTATGGAACTAGAAAGGATGCTAATCAAAAGCTTAAGGATCCAAATGCACCGACAATTGGTCTGATTTTGCAAAGGAGTCACATTGTTACCGGGGATGAAAGTCACTATGTGGCTGTGATTATGGAATTGGAGGCAAAAGGAGCAAAAGTAATACCGATTTTCGCTGGTGGGCTTGACTTTTCAGGGCCAGTGGAGAGGTATTTGATCGATCCGATTACTAAGAAACCGTTTATACATGCGGCGATATCGCTGACGGGCTTTGCGCTTGTTGGGGGGCCCGCTCGGCAGGACCATCCAAGGGCTGTTGAAGCACTAATGAAGCTTGATGTGCCTTACATTGTTGCATTGCCTCTGGTATTTCAGACAACTGAGGAGTGGTTGAACAGTACTCTGGGGCTGCACCCAATCCAGGTAGCTTTGCAAGTTGCTCTGCCGGAGCTAGATGGAGGCATGGAGCCCATTGTCTTTGCCGGTCGGGATCCTAGAACAG GAAAATCACATGCTCTTCACAAGAGGGTGGAACAACTATGCACTAGAGCAATCAGATGGGCCGAACTGAAGAAGAAATCAAag GCAGAGAAGAAGCTAGCCGTAACTGTCTTCAGTTTTCCTCCGGACAAGGGAAATGTAGGAACAGCTGCTTACCTTAATGTCTTCTCCTCCATCTTCTCCGTTCTAAAAGAACTCCAAAGAGAAGGTTACAATGTCGAAGGCCTGCCAGAGACTTCAGATGCTTTAATCGAAGATGTAATTCATGACAAAGAGGCTCAATTCAGCAGCCCAAACCTAAACATTGCTTACAAGATGGGTGTTCGTGAATACAAAAGCCTGACTCCCTACGCCACAGCATTGGAGGAGAACTGGGGAAAACCCCCAGGGAATCTGAACTCTGATGGAGAAAGTCTCTTGGTATATGGAAAACAGTATGGCAATGTCTTCATTGGTGTTCAGCCCACATTTGGCTATGAGGGTGATCCTATGCGGCTATTGTTCTCCAAATCAGCTAGCCCACATCATGGCTTTGCAGCATACTActcttttgttgaaaaaattttcaaagcTGATGCTGTTCTTCATTTTGGCACTCATGGATCTCTTGAATTCATGCCTGGAAAACAGGTGGGAATGAGTGATGTCTGCTACCCTGACAGTCTGATTGGGAACATTCCAAATGTCTATTACTATGCAGCTAATAACCCATCCGAAGCAACCATAGCCAAGCGCCGGAGCTATGCCAATACCATTAGCTATCTGACTCCTCCAGCAGAAAATGCTGGGCTTTACAAGGGCCTTAAGCAGTTAAGTGAGCTCATCTCCTCATACCAATCCCTTAAAGACACTGGCCGAGGGCCACAAATTGTCAGCTCAATCATCAGCACAGCTAAACAATGTAATCTTGACAAGGATGTGAATCTACCGGATGAGGGAGAGGAAATATCAGCGAAAGAACGAGATCTTGTGGTTGGAAAAGTATACTCTAAGATCATGGAGATTGAATCTCGCCTTTTGCCTTGTGGGCTCCACGTCATTGGTGAGCCTCCATCAGCCATGGAAGCAGTTGCGACACTTGTTAACATTGCTGCATTAGACCGTCCTGAAGATGGAATTTCATCGCTCCCAGGTACACTAGCTGAGTCTGTAGGAAGAAATATAGAGGAGGTATATAGAGGGAGTGACAAGGGAATACTGAAGGATGTAGAGCTTCTTCGGCAAATAACAGAGGCATCACGTGGAGCGATTTCTGCCTTTGTGGATCGAACAACTAATAAGAAGGGCCAAGTTGTTGATGTGGCTGATAAGCTGAGCTCAATCCTTGGCTTCGGTCTTAATGAACCATGGGTTCAGTACTTGTCAAGCACGAAATTTTACCGGGCTGATAGGGAAAAACTTAGAACATTGTTTGTTTTCATAGGAGAGTGTTTGAGGCTGGTTGTGGCTGATAATGAGTTGGGAAGTTTGAAGCAAGCATTGGAAGGAAAGTATGTGGAGCCGGGGCCTGGTGGTGACCCAATCAGAAACCCTAAAGTGTTGCCAACAGGGAAAAATATTCATGCACTCGATCCACAATCCATTCCCACAACAGCAGCTATGCAGAGTGCCAAAATCGTGGTGGATAGGCTGATTGCGAGGCAGAAGGCTGACAATGGGGGAAAGTATCCTGAGACAGTTGCACTTGTATTGTGGGGAACAGATAATATTAAGACTTATGGTGAGTCCTTGGCTCAGGTGCTGTGGATGATTGGTGTGAGGCCAATTGCTGATACATTTGGTCGGGTAAACCGGGTGGAACCAGTAAGTCTTGAAGAGCTTGGAAGGCCTAGGATTGATGTTGTTGTTAATTGCTCTGGAGTATTCAGAGATCTCTTTATCAATCAG ATGAATCTCCTCGACAGGGCAGTAAAGATGGTAGCTGAACTAGACGAGCCGGAAGACCAAAACTATGTCAGGAAGCACGCACTAGAACAAGCCAAAAACCTAGGAATTGGGGTTCGAGAAGCTGCAACTCGGGTCTTCTCCAATGCCTCGGGATCCTACTCCTCTAATATAAATCTTGCTGTGGAAAATTCTTCGTGGAATGATGAGAAGCAGCTCCAGGATATGTACTTGAGCCGAAAGTCCTTTGCTTTTGATTGTGATGCCCCTGGTGTAGGCATGactgagaaaagaaaagtatttgAGATGGCTCTGAGCACAGCTGAGGCCACGTTCCAAAATCTCGACTCCTCAGAAATCTCACTCACTGATGTGAGTCACTACTTCGACTCAGACCCAACGAATCTTGTACAGAACCTAAGGAAAGATGGAAAGAAGCCTAATGCATACGTAGCTGACACCACCACAGCTAATGCCCAG GTACGTACACTTGCTGAGACTGTGCGTCTTGATGCACGAACCAAGTTGTTGAACCCCAAGTGGTATGAAGGAATGATGGCTAGCGGGTACGAGGGAGTTCGTGAAATTGAGAAGAGGCTTACAAATACAGTTGGGTGGAGTGCAACTTCTGGCCAAGTTGACAATTGGGTCTATGAAGAGGCCAACTCTACTTTCATTCAAGATGAAGAGATGTTGAATAGGCTGATGAAGACAAATCCAAATTCCTTCAGGAAGTTGGTGCAGACTTTCCTGGAGGCCAATGGACGTGGGTACTGGGAGACTTCTGAACAGAATATTGAGAAGTTAAGGCAGTTGTACTCAGAAGTTGAAGACAAAATTGAAGGGATTGATCGATAA